In Plasmodium gaboni strain SY75 chromosome 11, whole genome shotgun sequence, the following proteins share a genomic window:
- a CDS encoding putative acylphosphatase, with protein sequence MRFSHIFHCFLLFPQTKYISNRNFFLKNFSSSNKMIHTFDFEVFGKVQGVFFRKYTKLEADKLNIKGYVMNTDVNTVIGTAQSDNKETLQKFKNFLTNIGSPSSKIDKCVISNENVIDKYSSSDFTIKR encoded by the exons atgagATTTTCGCATATTTTTCATTGCTTTCTTTTATTTCCTCAgacaaaatatatatccaatagaaatttttttttaaaaaatttttcaagctcaaataaaatgataCATACTTTTGATTTTGAAGTTTTTGGAAAAGTACAAG GTGTTTTTTTTCGAAAATATACCAAGTTGGAAGCtgataaattaaatataaaaggTTATGTTATGAATACTGATGTAAATACTGTTATAGGTACAGCCCAGAGTGATAACAAAGAAACGTTGCAGAAgtttaaaaattttttgaCTAATATTGGTAGCCCTTCTTCAAAAATTGATAAATGTGTTATAAGTAATGAGAACGTTATTGACAAATACAGCAGTTCTGATTTTACCATCAaaagatga
- a CDS encoding putative ES2 protein, which yields MSNTSSINFSRDEDSRYVDKKNEDDNRLKNKRNKKVKNNKYDDKKYELANVNNKTSLSVVENKKNEKILIYENNDIVEYESSYFFDEKKNNKHVVLQEEDYLNTLEYLIEKKFFPEMEKLRLKQDMYKNNEIKNKINDISENTFNSDIESYHFSNNVDNISDHSEYIKKSKKKKKKNNNNNNNNNNNNNHSDNNNNNSENNIDLLKYFGEDENYSLVTYPHSDQEYIKKKKKYKEVILPNGKKHKINLNISLSEFQKKYTSEDNKSFEYLLRNMKNKNIEKNFFSLDKRNKHNLKMDMIEEYTKKGIRHNIINTNKADQQEYAMMFSSNYKISNIDFIKNDKPTIYYHNTRFNDEYNNDIKKQINRIDDIREQKILNREKDRKEEQMIQQGKFNLLKNNNNYEYVNTPLIQAGKGVDQSPIITWGKILCTPKLVHPQKDDDDKNDDKNDDKNNDYNYNTDHHNNDDSGSIQKEFNFQEINNRELVAEKLQNSRKNIKYNKDILKKKNINFLINKNFTSHISSSSFKNSILSSYSQKRLSELARKSSLASQVLKKKKK from the coding sequence ATGAGTAATACTTCATCCATAAACTTTTCGAGGGATGAAGATAGCAGATATGTAGATAAAAAGAATGAGGATGATAATagattaaaaaataagagaaataaaaaggttaaaaataacaaatatgatgataaaaaatatgaactagctaatgtaaataataaaacatcTTTAAGTGTTgtagaaaataaaaagaatgaaaaaatacttatatatgaaaataatgatattgTAGAATATGAATCTAGCTATTTTTTTgatgagaaaaaaaataataaacatgTGGTATTACAAGAAGAAGATTATTTAAATACCCTAGAATATTTAATTGAAAAAAAGTTTTTTCCTGAAATGGAAAAGTTAAGATTAAAACAAGAcatgtataaaaataatgaaataaaaaataaaataaatgatataagTGAAAATACATTTAACAGTGATATTGAATCATATCATTTTTCTAATAATGTGGATAATATTAGTGATCATTctgaatatataaaaaaatcaaaaaaaaaaaaaaaaaaaaataataataataataataataataataataataataaccatagtgacaataataataacaatagtgagaataatatagatttgttaaaatattttgGGGAAGATGAAAATTATAGCCTAGTGACTTATCCTCATAGTGATcaagaatatattaaaaaaaaaaaaaagtacaAAGAAGTTATATTACCAAATGGgaaaaaacataaaatcAATTTAAATATAAGCTTAAGTGaatttcaaaaaaaatatacttctgaagataataaatcctttgaatatttattaagaaatatgaaaaataaaaatattgaaaaaaactttttttctcttgataaaagaaacaaacataatttaaaaatggATATGATTGAagaatatacaaaaaaagGTATACgacataatataataaatacaaacAAAGCGGATCAACAAGAATATGCTATGATGTTTTCTTCCAACTATAAAATAAGTAATATAgattttattaaaaatgataaacctacaatatattatcataacACACGTTTTAATGATGAATacaataatgatataaaaaaacaaattaatCGTATTGATGATATTAGagaacaaaaaatattaaacaGAGAAAAAGATAGGAAAGAAGAACAAATGATTCAGCAAGgaaaatttaatttattaaaaaataataataactATGAATATGTAAACACACCTTTAATACAAGCAGGAAAAGGTGTTGATCAAAGTCCAATCATAACATGGGGAAAAATTCTATGCACACCTAAATTAGTACATCCACAAAAAGAcgatgatgataaaaatgatgataaaaatgatgataagaataatgattataattataatactgatcatcataataatgatgattCAGGATCTATACAAAAAGAATTTAATTTTCAAGAAATTAATAATCGAGAATTAGTTGCTgaaaaattacaaaatagtaggaaaaatattaaatataataaagatattttaaaaaaaaaaaatatcaactttttaataaataaaaattttacTTCTCATatttcatcatcatcattcAAAAATTCTATACTCTCAAGCTATAGTCAAAAAAGATTAAGTGAGCTAGCTAGAAAATCATCACTAGCATCACAAGtacttaaaaaaaagaaaaagtaa
- a CDS encoding putative tRNA m5C-methyltransferase: MKCSGRVGYYLNLKKEYGERAEMLLKRLEEDKMIQGGFITSFIQTDYINITKILLYLMKCNKVITCFDGLYVDKEYQKYFVLYENDLYNNICEVNKTNHINDEKSNIIMNNNILYNNITSDDKNKKNIHNDITRNETRNVAQEHIKIINHINYNNNEENVFYNNVDDKNIDYKKINIQESELLNINDIIKYDGTVENVEKIIYYLNPCSILCAYFLDIKHNENVLDMCASPGGKSLYIVNKLFGYNISPLNRIKNVEMIYADMIDKNKNNNNNNNDDNNNDNFPNNYHHNIYDETKKFVVQIDCCMDVLNYNKINREGFLVINEYNKVRYERLKKVLNKYIPSDLINRCSNIHVTNYNGLNINSFMRFPKFHKILLDVPCSTDEHIIKQGTKELNKWSINVIKNNSDIQLQLLINAFNLLHTGGVIIYSTCALSYHENDYVIEKFLKKYKNNIQIIDFIQEEYEKKISQYFSNSINNKNNHNHNIDNNNNNNNNNKYYKYINHCKENTFFLNFFEKTTYGYISLPDRSPFGILYICKMKKI, translated from the coding sequence atgaaatgTAGTGGTCGAGTAGGTTATTATTTAaacttaaaaaaagaatatgGAGAACGTGCTGAGATGCTACTAAAAAGGTTAGAAGAAGATAAAATGATACAAGGTGGATTTATAACAAGTTTCATACAAACAgattatattaatattacgaaaatattattatatctgATGAAATGTAATAAAGTGATAACATGTTTTGACGGTTTATATGTAGATAAGGAgtatcaaaaatattttgttttatatgaaaatgatttatataataatatatgtgaaGTAAATAAGACaaatcatataaatgatgaaaaaagtaatataattatgaataataatattttatataataatataacaagtgatgataaaaataaaaaaaatatacataatgATATCACAAGAAATGAAACAAGAAATGTTGCACAggaacatataaaaattataaatcatattaattataataataacgaagaaaatgttttttataataatgtagatgataaaaatattgattataaaaaaataaatatacaagAATCGGAGTTATTGAATATAAAcgatataataaaatatgacGGAACTGTTGAAAATGtagaaaaaattatatattatttaaatcCATGTTCTATATTGTGTGCTTATTTTCTTGATATCAAACATAATGAAAATGTTTTAGATATGTGTGCTTCTCCAGGTGGCAAGtctttatatatagttaataaattatttggatataatatatcacCTTTGAAcagaataaaaaatgtgGAAATGATATATGCTGACATGatagataaaaataaaaataataataataataataatgatgataataataatgataattttcctaataattatcatcataatatttatgatgAGACTAAAAAGTTTGTTGTGCAAATTGACTGCTGTATGGATGTACtgaattataataaaataaatagaGAGGGTTTTCTTGTAATTAATGAATACAACAAAGTAAGATATGAACGCttaaaaaaagtattaaataaatatataccTAGCGATTTAATAAATAGATGTAGTAATATACATGTAACAAATTATAATGgtttaaatattaattcatttatGAGATTTCCAAAatttcataaaattttattagATGTACCATGTTCTACTGATGAACATATAATTAAACAAGGAACAAAGGAATTAAATAAATGGTCTATTAatgttattaaaaataattcagATATACAATTACAATTACTTATTAATGCTTTCAATTTATTACATACAGGTGGTGTTATTATCTATTCGACATGTGCTTTGTCATATCATGAAAATGATTATGTTATAGAAAaatttcttaaaaaatataaaaacaatatacAAATTATAGATTTTATACAGGAAGAGtatgaaaagaaaatatcACAATATTTCTCAAAttctataaataataaaaataaccataatcataatatagataataataataataataataataataataaatattataaatatataaatcattGTAAGGaaaatactttttttttaaacttCTTTGAAAAAACCACCTATGGATATATTTCTTTACCTGACCGATCGCCCTTTGgtattttgtatatatgtaaaatgaaaaaaatttaa
- a CDS encoding hypothetical protein (conserved Plasmodium protein, unknown function), which produces MKKASKYSSYDGLEKSLRRRGGKVKTIYEKYKDIEFQNIIDEKIKYVWNYINNIDDIISDEEFLKEEIKQKLEKKQSLKKNDDFDEIIYYNKNLKNLINIQKIRKALYHFNIKVDMEDIMHMFLYFTNQDYFLKYIQNNIYSKNYVERKIDKYKFTSININNLYINYEMFKFIFLNIDMNIEQNGQIW; this is translated from the coding sequence atgaaaaaggCCTCCAAGTATTCGAGTTATGATGGGCTTGAAAAGTCATTAAGAAGACGAGGAGGCAAAGTAAAAACtatttatgaaaaatacAAGGATATAGaatttcaaaatataatagatgagaaaataaaatatgtgTGGAATTACATTAACAATATTGATGATATTATAAGTGACGAggaatttttaaaagaggaaataaaacaaaaattagaaaaaaaacagagtttaaaaaaaaatgatgattTTGATGaaatcatatattataataaaaatttaaaaaatttaattaacATACAAAAGATAAGAAAAGcattatatcattttaatattaaagtTGATATGGAAGATATTATGCATATGttcttatattttacaaatcaagattatttcttaaaatatatacaaaataatatttattcaaaaaattatgtagaaagaaaaatcgacaaatataaattcacctctataaatattaacaaCTTATACATCAATTATGAAATGTTcaaattcatttttttaaatatagaTATGAATATTGAACAAAATGGACAAATATGGTAG
- a CDS encoding putative replication factor C subunit 5 — protein MWLEKYSPQSIDELTIHKDITERLKKLSRHKDLPHIIFYGAPGGGKSTRINCLIKEIFKDEKIIRRPECITNAENKININVVQSNYHLELQCFELGNKDKIIVQSIIKELCSYKSSASFFSKTPMYRIFVFKDAEFLSEGAQAGLRRTLETYIRNARVILHLEHLSKIIEPLKSRCICIRVPLPSEEEIYSVLQNICKNENVSPSFSSYEYFQTLINTHGRNLRKCIMALEMSVYANSSKPHQSLSVAASYINELCDFVFINPTQIKMKECVTKIQSLITCQIPVNFIFETTIKYLLRGKYDAKLKYYFLKLCSHFSYLSEASYDKSVSLIAFIVNANTAIVKYNLHGK, from the coding sequence ATGTGGCTTGAAAAGTATAGCCCTCAAAGTATTGACGAGTTAACTATTCATAAGGATATAACAGAGAGGTTAAAGAAATTAAGTAGACATAAAGATTTGCctcatataatattttatggGGCTCCTGGTGGAGGTAAAAGTACTCGTATAAATTGTTTAATAAAGGAAATTTTTAAAGATGAAAAGATTATAAGAAGACCTGAATGTATAACGAATGcagaaaataaaataaatattaacGTAGTACAAAGTAATTATCATTTAGAATTACAATGTTTTGAATTAGgtaataaagataaaattatagtacaaagtataataaaagaattatgTAGTTATAAATCGAGTgcatcttttttttctaaaacTCCAATGTATCgtatatttgtatttaaaGATGCTGAATTTTTAAGTGAAGGAGCACAAGCTGGTTTAAGAAGAACATTAGAAACATATATAAGAAATGCAAGAGTTATATTACATTTAGAACATTTATCTAAGATTATTGAACCTTTAAAAAGTAGATGTATTTGTATACGTGTACCATTACCAAGCGAAGAAGAAATTTATTCAGTTTTACAGaatatttgtaaaaatgaaaatgtCTCTCCTTCATTTAGttcatatgaatattttcAAACATTAATAAATACCCATGGAAGAAATTTAAGAAAATGTATTATGGCATTAGAAATGTCTGTATATGCTAATTCTTCTAAACCTCATCAAAGTTTATCTGTAGCTGCttcttatataaatgaattatgtgattttgtatttattaatCCTACacaaattaaaatgaaAGAATGTGTTACCAAAATACAAAGTCTTATTACTTGTCAAATACCTGtgaattttatttttgaaaccacaataaaatatttattaagaGGAAAATATGATGCTAAACTGAagtattattttcttaaaCTTTGTTCCCATTTTTCTTATCTTTCTGAAGCTTCATATGATAAGAGTGTATCTCTTATAGCTTTTATTGTAAACGCAAATACGGCCATAGtgaaatataatttacatggaaaataa
- a CDS encoding putative SNARE protein, whose protein sequence is MNNKYAPILDNELLSSNNENDNFANIKKKNNENDKIQDTSLNNIYGKIVKIRKELEKSYNLFYSYNLIVSNNKEHDHNNPYNNVYARSDIININNNTKNNLTLNKINALTNSFYMNVQTLKNTYSFINTNNVNNKIINNDNIIWERRIETLSNEANSYIKTLDNIYKTNLKQSEMKNNKKSNYTKSNKRHGDDDINYLHKENEILKQVEDHLNIFHVQGMNTLNMLRKQNKFLKNVRKKVIDMYNYVGLSSSLVDTIKKTHKQNLIIVIVGIILSLIFFYVIYSYFRR, encoded by the coding sequence atgaataacAAGTATGCACCAATATTAGataatgaattattatcttcaAATAATGAGAATGATAATTTTGcaaacataaaaaaaaagaataatgaaaatgacAAGATTCAAGACACTagtttaaataatatatatggaaaGATAGTCAAAATAAGAAAAGAGTTAGaaaaatcatataatttattttattcgtataatttaatagtatcaaataataaagaacatgatcataataatccatataataatgtgtATGCAAGAAgtgatattataaatataaataataatactaaaaataatttgacattaaataaaataaatgcCTTAACAAACtcattttatatgaatgttcagactttaaaaaatacttattcatttattaatacaaataatgtaaacaataaaattataaataatgataatatcATATGGGAGAGAAGAATAGAAACTTTATCAAATGAAGCAaattcttatataaaaactttagacaatatttataaaactaatttaaaacaatctgaaatgaaaaataataaaaagtCCAACTACACaaaaagtaataaaagACATGgtgatgatgatataaattatttacataaGGAAAATGAAATTTTAAAACAAGTAGAAgatcatttaaatatatttcatgTTCAAGGAATGAATACTTTAAATATGTTaagaaaacaaaataaatttttaaaaaatgttcGTAAGAAAGTGATAgatatgtataattatGTAGGTTTGTCATCATCACTAGTAGATACCATAAAAAAAACTCATAAacaaaatttaattattgTCATTGTAGGAATAATATTAAgtttgatatttttttatgtcatatattcttattttagGAGATGA
- a CDS encoding putative endonuclease/exonuclease/phosphatase family protein: MNDKSEKNINIKLNNKNESGLNKNCKVLDNKPQLIINVNTEFNLKNENMNDISQPKKPFGIRFRSRSDAPFSRKIIKDNFDKDNYQSHQIDSNDMKICEEENETKQSNIKRHSVGINLYTSNNNNNNNNIHNKPFNKFEKKKVLGYNYFTNRQKKILNQDDNNIIKNVPISIYVGTWNCEYFDFSKEYDSDKKRYSVNYLNKNTQNDIYSMKLNERFSLRSLTPLVCMESGDKKTIQEKELHTNNKNQVISLNNNSNNISSNNTQKYYIHHNQKKEINNLSCTNTSDVKSNSNDLNFYDICKINNNKNIDNYNNTNNNINDIISKKLDKYSLNNQYFKEINSTKNDKNQLDNIKTKVYNLLQVPKNYSDEQFSEASSNESTQLSNNCTGNIKNEKAEKFCNITNLKKKIFQTCKPTDTLIFSHWIQPYYDIYVICLQESISDNIINCLSMYLKEINQETYLFLPLADYKLSGYGDGAFLQMKSTTIAAWVRKSKLHPRGPVKLCASKSIAFNKLNNSKGCVSILLNIFNQFVLFIGCHMPAKDQEIRQKSREFILTKLSEYFSNKSTSNFKDVFHHVIWMGDFNFRVHGIHIEKVIHYLKTDNLKELLKHDEGHSAYSYDLSISFQELPINFLPTYKKNGNRPIINRSDNEWVQKEYKLIHNIKWYKGGKQEARIPSWTDRIFKWSCEKTKNCLVFVPNSYLSPIPEEKSIIMSSDHNPVSCCFQMFKMKNDEDIPLTKSVWKF; encoded by the exons ATGAATGATAAGTCtgagaaaaatataaatataaaacttaataataaaaacgAATCTGGACTTAATAAAAATTGCAAAGTCCTTGATAATAAACCACAGCTAATTATAAATGTGAATACCGAATTTAATTTAAAGaatgaaaatatgaatgatatTAGTCAACCTAAAAAACCATTCGGCATTAGATTCAGAAGTAGAAGCGATGCACCTTTTAGTAGGAAAATAATTAAAGATAATTTTGATAAGGATAATTATCAAAGCCATCAAATAGATAGTAATGATATGAAAATATGTGAAGAAGAGAATGAAACAAAACAATCTAATATAAAAAGACATAGTGTGGgtattaatttatatacatcaaataataataataataataacaatattcataataaaccttttaataaatttgagaaaaaaaaagttttaggatacaattattttacaaatagacagaagaaaatattaaatcaagatgataataacattattaaaaatgtaCCTATAAGTATATATGTAGGTACGTGGAATTGTGAATATTTCGATTTCTCTAAAGAATATGATTCtgataaaaaaagatattctgtaaattatttaaataaaaatacacaAAATGATATTTACTCTATGAAATTAAATGAAAGGTTTTCTTTACGTTCTTTAACACCTTTGGTGTGTATGGAATCTGGGGATAAAAAAACTATTCAAGAAAAAGAATTacatacaaataataaaaatcaaGTTATTTCtcttaataataatagtaataatatctCTTCAAATAATActcaaaaatattacattcatcataatcaaaaaaaagaaattaataatttatcttGTACTAACACATCTGATGTGAAATCCAATTCTAACGATcttaatttttatgatatttgtaaaataaacaacaataaaaatatagataattataataatacaaataataatataaatgatataatatctAAAAAGCTGGataaatattctttaaataatcaatattttaaggaaataaattcaacaaaaaatgataaaaatcAACTTGATAATATCAAAACAAAAGTATACAATTTGTTGCAAGTGCCAAAAAATTACAGCGACGAGCAATTCAGTGAAGCTTCCTCAAACGAATCTACACAGTTATCAAATAATTGTACaggaaatataaaaaatgaaaaagctgaaaaattttgtaatataacaaatttaaaaaaaaaaatttttcaAACATGTAAACCTACAGATACATTGATATTTTCTCACTGGATACAACcatattatgatatatatgttatatgtTTACAAGAATCCATATctgataatataataaactGCCTATCTATgtatttaaaagaaataaatcAAGAAAcctatttatttttaccATTAGCAGACTACAAATTATCAGGATATGGCGATGGAGCTTTTTTACAAATGAAATCAACAACTATAGCTGCGTGGGTAAGGAAATCAAAATTACATCCAAGAGGACCTGTCAAATTATGTGCATCAAAATCTATAgcttttaataaattaaataatagCAAAGGTTGTGTCTccattttattaaatatattcaatcAATTTGTTTTATTCATTGGCTGTCATATGCCAGCAAAGGATCAAGAAATTAGACAAAAATCAAGAGAATTTATATTGACCAAACTCAGTGAATATTTCAGTAATAAAAGTACTTCAAATTTTAAGGATGTTTTTCATCATGTTATTTGGATGGGAGATTTTAATTTCAGAGTTCATGGAATACATATAGAAAAGGTAATTCATTATTTGAAAACGGATAATCTCAAAGAGTTACTTAAGCATGATGAAGGACATTCGGCATATTCTTATGACTTGTCTATAAGTTTTCAAGAGTTACCTATTAACTTTCTACcaacatataaaaaaaatggaaacAGACCAATCATTAATAGGAGTGACAATGAATGGGTTCAGAAGGAATACAAACTAATACACAATATAAAATGGTACAAAGGTGGCAAGCAGGAGGCTCGAATACCATCT TGGACAGATCGCATTTTTAAATGGTCATGTGAGAAGACAAAAAATTGTTTGGTGTTTGTTCCTAATTCTTATCTATCACCAATACCTGAAGAAAAAA GTATAATAATGTCTAGTGACCACAATCCAGTTTCCTGTTGTTTTCAGATGtttaaaatgaaaaatgaTGAGGATATACCATTAACAAAA AGCGTATGGAAATTTTAA
- a CDS encoding hypothetical protein (conserved Plasmodium protein, unknown function) → MQNDNKIDDEEEKESGHENISDDQTNFSNDQEGVEHKDHLCKEQCDKSLTHLELEKYNNLSKDIQEYYVGVPYSWEYVEGSKSWFIVETSKNYKFFYNKKTNEKTWICPEEVEELLDKQNKEEYSDIKSEEENDYNSDDKKEDMDDILKAYKELLIEKQINEFSKYENVLATILYDSRYLNVPKDMRKEYFNKLIKEINEDKKDELKILIENFQSLLNKKEEYFYYPFNEHDVIKVLKNHKAYDGNKTNNWVQTRNRLLKNFLEKKTKETEKKVEHKFEDALINYLENENPKEWIKIKNYLMKKEKYDILSYKRKNQIFEQVSENMLKEIKKKKKRKYTSARDEKDDYARYENDKDEYDYDDRRKYSKKEFEDYQKEKTNEKNLFITILHEKLKCPKIDEELLKIEYNSIDNKNTFEDICLLPRDILNDERYKNITLNDNEKFVLYKEFINNYIDSKKMSFHKLLSELSINCINNTLDEVIHMIDKNNKTFKDIKKYHLEKNFNKWREYKIKEAKNIFKNFLLKFNYIKYNSDEQNNYKQLIDRLSQDVSYQRLNCIPEEREKIILSRIEELKEEHEKNKNVAERLNF, encoded by the exons ATGCAAAACgataataaaattgatGATGAAGAGGAAAAAGAAAGTGGTCACGAAAATATAAGTGATGACCAAACAAATTTTAGTAATGATCAAGAAGGTGTAGAACATAAGGACCATTTGTGTAAAGAGCAATGTGATAAGTCCTTAACACATTTAGAATTAgagaaatataataatttatcaaAGGATATTCAAGAATATTACGTTGGGGTTCCATACAGCTGGGAATATGTAGAGGGTAGTAAGAGCTGGTTTATTGTTGAGACAAgcaaaaattataaatttttttataataagaaaaCTAATGAGAAAACATGGATATGTCCTGAAGAAGTTGAAGAATTATTAGACAAACAAAACAAAGAAGAATATAGTGATATAAAAAGTGAGGAAGAGAATGATTATAATTCtgatgataaaaaagaagatatGGATGATATTTTGAAAGCATATAAAGAGCTTTTGAtagaaaaacaaattaatgAGTTTTCtaaatatgaaaatgtTCTAGCTactattttatatgatagTAGATATTTAAATGTACCAAAAGATATGagaaaagaatattttaataaattaattaaagaaataaatgaagataaaaaagatgaattgaaaatattaatagaaaattttcaaagtttattaaacaaaaaagaagaatatttttattatccATTTAATGAACATGATGTTATAAAGgttttaaaaaatcataAAGCATATGATGgtaataaaacaaataacTGGGTACAGACACGAAATAGATTATTGAAAAattttttagaaaaaaaaactaaagagacagaaaaaaaagtgGAACATAAATTTGAAGATGCTCTAATTAATTATTTGGAAAATGAAAATCCAAAAGAATGgataaaaattaaaaattatctaatgaaaaaagaaaaatatgacattttatcttataaaagaaaaaatcAAATATTTGAACAAGTAAGTGAAAATATGTtaaaggaaataaaaaaaaaaaaaaaaaggaaatatacAAGTGCAAGAGATGAAAAAGATGATTATGCACGttatgaaaatgataaagaTGAATATGATTATGATGACCGTAGgaaatattcaaaaaaagaatttgAGGATTatcaaaaagaaaaaacaaatgaaaaaaatttgtttATAACTATATTAcatgaaaaattaaaatgtCCTAAAATAGATGAAGAACTTTTGAAAATAGAATATAATTCtatagataataaaaataccTTTGAAGATATTTGTTTGTTGCCACGTGATATTTTAAACGATgaaagatataaaaatatcactttaaatgataatgaaaaatttgtattatacaaagaatttataaataattatatagattcaaaaaaaatgagctttcataaattattatcagAGTTGTCTATTAATTGTATTAACAACACACTTGATGAAGTAATTCATATGatagataaaaataacaaaacgtttaaagatattaaaaagtatcatctagaaaaaaattttaataaatggagagaatataaaataaaggaagcaaagaatatatttaaaaattttttattgaaatttaattatattaaatataattctGATGAGCagaataattataaacaATTAATTGATCGTTTATCCCAGGACGTGAG CTATCAACGGTTAAATTGTATTCCTGAAGAAAGAGAAAAAATCATTTTATCCAGGATTGAAGAGCTTAAAGAAGAACAtgagaaaaataaaaacgTGGCGGAACGTTTGAATTTTTAG